A DNA window from Haloactinospora alba contains the following coding sequences:
- a CDS encoding helix-turn-helix transcriptional regulator, translating into MDGQELAGFLRSCREARQPADVGMELRRGGRPRRTPGLRREEVADLAGVSVDYYERLEQARASHPSSQVVDALADALRLPGPQRGHLFRLAGYAPPPRHTAPDPLPGGVIALLDRLTDMAAYVCDARYDVLAWNTMASALIADFAALPPEERNVLRIAARGGNTVCRGAPGQEGAFARQAAAELRGAAAHHPRDARLARLVEEFGHHHPEFADSWAHHEVGTTPALRKHLTHPELGTLELDCQTLRFPDSDLRLVLYSAEPGTDTHDRLARLRPDPSEPSASRT; encoded by the coding sequence GTGGACGGACAGGAACTCGCCGGTTTCCTGCGGAGCTGCCGCGAGGCACGGCAGCCCGCCGATGTCGGGATGGAGCTGCGCCGCGGTGGGCGGCCGCGGCGCACTCCGGGACTGCGGCGCGAGGAGGTGGCCGATCTCGCCGGTGTGTCGGTGGACTACTACGAACGGTTGGAGCAGGCCCGCGCCTCGCACCCGTCATCGCAGGTGGTCGACGCGCTCGCGGACGCGTTGCGGCTCCCCGGGCCGCAGCGGGGGCATCTGTTCCGGCTCGCCGGATACGCACCGCCGCCACGCCACACGGCACCGGATCCCCTCCCGGGAGGGGTCATCGCCCTGCTCGACCGCCTCACCGACATGGCGGCCTACGTGTGCGACGCGCGGTACGACGTACTCGCCTGGAACACCATGGCCTCCGCCCTGATCGCGGACTTCGCCGCGCTGCCCCCGGAGGAACGCAACGTGCTACGGATCGCCGCGCGCGGGGGAAACACGGTGTGCCGGGGCGCCCCGGGACAGGAGGGGGCCTTCGCCAGGCAGGCCGCCGCGGAACTGCGCGGGGCGGCGGCACACCACCCCCGCGACGCCCGGCTCGCCCGCCTGGTCGAGGAGTTCGGCCACCACCACCCGGAGTTCGCGGACAGTTGGGCGCACCACGAGGTGGGAACGACCCCCGCGCTGCGTAAACACCTCACGCATCCCGAGCTCGGCACGCTGGAACTCGACTGCCAGACACTGCGCTTCCCCGACAGCGACCTGCGACTGGTGCTGTACAGCGCGGAACCCGGGACCGACACGCACGACCGGCTGGCCCGGCTGCGTCCGGACCCGAGCGAACCGTCCGCCTCGCGGACATAG
- a CDS encoding nuclear transport factor 2 family protein, with the protein MPRSADEVFQRMLDLLLAKDMDGVADLWAPDGVAEFPFATAGAPARLVGREAVREYLSGYPDLYDVTGFPSVLSHRTRDPATAVAEFTAVGRTVATGSPYEMSYVVVLTVREGRIVVYRDYWSPVQAARARGDLNGLADALREEVSA; encoded by the coding sequence ATGCCACGTTCCGCGGACGAGGTGTTCCAGCGGATGCTGGATCTCCTGTTGGCGAAGGACATGGACGGGGTCGCCGACCTGTGGGCGCCGGACGGGGTGGCCGAGTTCCCGTTCGCCACGGCGGGGGCTCCCGCGCGGCTCGTGGGCCGGGAGGCGGTGCGCGAGTACCTGTCCGGCTACCCGGACCTGTACGACGTCACCGGTTTCCCGTCGGTCCTGTCGCACCGGACGCGTGACCCGGCCACGGCCGTGGCCGAGTTCACCGCCGTGGGGCGGACCGTCGCCACGGGCAGCCCCTACGAGATGAGTTACGTCGTGGTACTCACGGTGCGGGAAGGGCGCATCGTGGTGTACCGCGACTACTGGAGCCCGGTGCAGGCGGCGAGAGCACGCGGGGACCTCAACGGGTTGGCGGACGCGCTGCGCGAGGAGGTTTCCGCATGA
- a CDS encoding NmrA family NAD(P)-binding protein, with protein sequence MTVLITGGTGKTGHPLAAELREHGSDIRVASRTPGREGAFFDWADPGSHRPVVRGVERLYLVPPLLSVDPMPMVRPFLDAAHAEGVRRVVVLSSSAVLADAPGLAELRFVAREFPEWAVLRPSGFMQNFVGAHPVAAGIREHGEIRTAAGDGRLGWVDAADIAAVAARLLLAPEIASGERFVTGPETLSYPQAASIIGDATGKPVHHRDVSAEDLARSYRETGMPDPFASALAGFDRDISQGAEDHVSPEVERLTGRPARSFRDFVRANRDGFG encoded by the coding sequence ATGACGGTCCTGATCACCGGTGGTACCGGGAAGACGGGACACCCGCTCGCCGCGGAGCTGCGCGAACACGGATCCGACATCCGGGTCGCGAGCCGCACCCCGGGGCGGGAGGGCGCGTTCTTCGACTGGGCGGACCCGGGATCCCACCGCCCTGTTGTGCGTGGCGTGGAGCGCCTCTACCTGGTGCCGCCCCTCCTCTCCGTCGACCCCATGCCGATGGTGCGGCCCTTCCTCGACGCGGCGCACGCGGAGGGTGTGCGCCGCGTGGTGGTGCTGAGCTCCTCCGCGGTGCTGGCCGACGCTCCCGGGCTGGCGGAACTCCGGTTCGTCGCCCGCGAGTTCCCGGAGTGGGCGGTGCTGCGCCCTTCCGGATTCATGCAGAACTTCGTGGGAGCACACCCCGTGGCAGCCGGGATCCGCGAGCACGGTGAGATCCGCACGGCCGCCGGAGACGGCAGACTCGGGTGGGTCGATGCCGCCGACATCGCGGCCGTGGCGGCGCGACTGCTGCTCGCTCCGGAGATCGCCAGCGGCGAGCGGTTCGTCACCGGGCCGGAAACACTCAGTTACCCCCAGGCAGCGTCGATCATCGGCGACGCCACGGGGAAGCCGGTACACCATCGCGACGTGTCGGCGGAGGACCTGGCCCGGAGCTATCGCGAGACCGGTATGCCCGATCCCTTCGCCAGCGCGCTCGCGGGGTTCGACCGGGACATCAGCCAAGGGGCGGAGGACCACGTCTCACCGGAGGTGGAACGGCTCACGGGCCGCCCGGCCCGCTCGTTCCGCGATTTCGTACGCGCCAACCGTGACGGGTTCGGTTAG
- a CDS encoding NAD(P)H-binding protein, translating to MAARGKILVTGATGNVGHHIVSQLRARGTDFRVLTRDPASAALPDGVEAVGGDLASPQALEPALEGVDTVFLLWPFPSADGVEALIDTIARHARRVVYFSAMGAPGEPEPETPGVWGRIERAIRDAGLEWTFLRVGGLAVNTLGWADDIRRYGAVRWSYGGAGRSLVHERDVADVAVLALTEEGHTGSTYNLTGPEVLTQAEQARTIGEAIGSPVRWEELSREETRQRFLAHVGDPGFAEQALDTWAAMVDNPEPVTADVAEVTGRPARTFREWAVDHAEDFLPAAATV from the coding sequence ATGGCAGCACGAGGGAAAATCCTGGTCACCGGGGCGACCGGCAACGTGGGGCACCACATCGTCTCCCAGCTGCGCGCCCGGGGCACCGACTTCCGCGTCCTCACCCGCGATCCCGCCAGCGCCGCGCTTCCCGACGGGGTCGAGGCCGTCGGCGGCGACCTGGCGTCGCCCCAGGCACTGGAACCCGCGCTGGAGGGGGTGGACACCGTGTTCCTGCTGTGGCCATTCCCTTCGGCCGACGGCGTCGAGGCCCTCATCGACACGATCGCCCGGCACGCGCGCCGCGTCGTCTACTTCTCCGCCATGGGCGCCCCCGGGGAGCCCGAGCCCGAGACCCCTGGAGTGTGGGGGCGTATCGAGCGGGCGATCCGGGACGCCGGACTGGAATGGACTTTCCTGCGCGTCGGCGGTCTGGCGGTCAACACGCTCGGGTGGGCCGACGACATCCGCCGGTACGGGGCCGTCCGGTGGTCCTACGGCGGGGCGGGGCGTTCGCTCGTCCACGAGCGCGATGTCGCCGACGTCGCGGTGCTGGCCCTCACCGAGGAGGGGCACACCGGCAGCACGTACAACCTCACCGGGCCCGAGGTGCTCACCCAGGCCGAGCAGGCCCGCACCATCGGTGAGGCAATCGGAAGCCCGGTGCGCTGGGAGGAGCTCTCCCGGGAGGAGACCCGGCAACGGTTCCTCGCCCACGTCGGCGACCCGGGCTTCGCCGAGCAGGCGCTCGACACCTGGGCGGCGATGGTCGACAACCCGGAACCGGTCACCGCGGACGTGGCCGAGGTCACCGGCCGCCCGGCCCGCACGTTCCGGGAGTGGGCCGTCGACCACGCCGAGGACTTCCTCCCCGCCGCGGCGACGGTCTGA
- a CDS encoding ICP22 family protein, which produces MSKENRTWVAAGAAAAAVVVLSAVFAGWWALLWAPALLALVGIPALLFHLSRHEDPVPVPVNAGPAQEHHVAADASPAPQRKHLSQVPLPSAHQDYDFLFSAVVHWRAHAPLNAGTQGMATSLVLDRAGTLTRGEAPEEYGVVRHRVSAALGEVIPLEQGMLEVWAEDVRVELREEDAQRLNRIRDLRKDEELREQEREVERSQRNYLGNDVLADPGQAVVWWLSRDSQRIDETVDRIGTLSRLSAAASGNDIPRLYRELVAELAGSGDLGDGPDGMGTGPGSGAGAFSTGGPGSGPRDGGDGASAEREDDPLDLLRALVATMTSGAGGYEEEQVVDQLAVLLEGSGLSELARRFRESYAVDNAWEEEEPPLFDVPPRTGSPTAPEDSDAREHGDGSDTAQRDAEAGGAEPDGSDDKPPREGDVSELPSGTGH; this is translated from the coding sequence ATGAGCAAGGAGAACCGCACGTGGGTGGCGGCGGGCGCCGCGGCCGCGGCTGTGGTGGTGCTCTCCGCCGTGTTCGCCGGGTGGTGGGCCCTGCTCTGGGCACCAGCGCTACTGGCGCTCGTGGGGATTCCCGCCCTGCTGTTCCACCTCTCCCGGCACGAGGACCCCGTTCCCGTTCCGGTCAACGCGGGTCCCGCCCAGGAACACCACGTGGCCGCCGACGCCTCTCCCGCGCCGCAGCGCAAGCACCTGTCACAGGTCCCCCTGCCGAGCGCCCACCAGGACTACGACTTCCTCTTCTCCGCCGTCGTGCACTGGCGGGCGCACGCTCCCCTGAACGCGGGGACCCAGGGGATGGCCACCAGCCTGGTACTGGACCGGGCCGGCACGCTGACCAGGGGCGAGGCGCCCGAGGAGTACGGGGTGGTGCGCCACCGCGTGTCAGCGGCGCTGGGGGAGGTGATCCCGCTCGAACAGGGGATGCTGGAGGTGTGGGCCGAGGACGTGCGGGTGGAACTGCGCGAGGAGGACGCCCAGCGGCTGAACCGCATCCGCGACCTCCGCAAGGACGAGGAGCTGCGGGAGCAGGAACGCGAGGTCGAACGCAGCCAGCGGAACTACCTGGGCAACGACGTCCTCGCCGACCCCGGACAGGCGGTGGTGTGGTGGTTGTCGCGGGACTCGCAGCGGATCGATGAGACGGTCGACCGGATCGGCACGCTGTCCCGGTTGTCAGCCGCGGCGAGCGGCAACGACATCCCGCGCCTCTACCGGGAGCTGGTGGCGGAGCTGGCGGGTTCCGGGGACCTCGGGGACGGACCGGACGGCATGGGAACCGGGCCCGGCAGCGGCGCCGGCGCGTTCTCCACAGGCGGCCCGGGCTCCGGTCCCCGCGACGGCGGGGACGGTGCCTCGGCCGAACGGGAGGACGACCCGTTGGATCTCCTCCGGGCACTGGTGGCGACCATGACCTCCGGTGCCGGCGGGTACGAGGAGGAGCAGGTCGTCGACCAGCTCGCCGTGCTGCTGGAGGGCAGCGGCCTGTCGGAACTGGCGCGGCGGTTCCGGGAGTCCTACGCCGTGGACAACGCGTGGGAGGAGGAAGAGCCTCCCCTGTTCGACGTTCCTCCCCGCACCGGCTCCCCCACCGCACCGGAGGACTCGGACGCCCGGGAGCACGGCGACGGTTCGGACACCGCCCAGCGCGACGCGGAAGCAGGCGGGGCGGAGCCGGACGGATCGGATGACAAGCCGCCGCGCGAGGGCGACGTCTCCGAGCTTCCATCAGGCACCGGGCACTGA
- a CDS encoding Crp/Fnr family transcriptional regulator translates to MGRQGFGGLLSDEQWARFLKAGNTRRHRAGTTIIHQGDQDSAVFLLVEGTVKVSTVRADGTHTLLALRGPGESLGELSALSGLPRTATVSAAGGDCLTRVLSSAQFRLLAQNMGLESALWKHAVTRQSESESLRAELTALPARQRLAAALLRLASLSGADIEGAHAAGPAGNGHGVMLRLGLSQKELGDSIALSRTSVSTEFTRLRSLGVIRTGRQHIAVLDVGRLRRLAQGEE, encoded by the coding sequence TTGGGCAGACAGGGATTCGGCGGTCTGCTGTCGGACGAGCAGTGGGCAAGGTTCCTGAAGGCCGGAAACACACGGCGCCACCGGGCGGGGACGACCATCATCCACCAGGGCGACCAGGACAGTGCGGTGTTCCTCCTCGTGGAGGGCACGGTCAAGGTGTCCACGGTACGCGCCGACGGGACGCACACCCTGCTGGCGCTGCGCGGCCCCGGGGAGTCCCTCGGGGAACTGTCCGCGCTGTCCGGCCTGCCCCGAACGGCGACGGTGTCGGCCGCGGGAGGCGACTGCCTCACCCGTGTGCTGAGCAGCGCGCAGTTCCGCCTACTGGCGCAGAACATGGGATTGGAGAGCGCGCTGTGGAAACACGCAGTGACCCGGCAGAGCGAGAGCGAGTCCCTGCGCGCGGAGCTCACGGCGCTTCCCGCGCGACAGCGGCTCGCCGCCGCGCTGCTGCGGTTGGCCAGCCTCTCCGGTGCCGACATCGAGGGAGCGCACGCCGCAGGACCAGCGGGCAACGGCCACGGGGTGATGCTCAGGCTCGGCCTCTCCCAGAAGGAGCTCGGCGACTCGATCGCCCTCTCCCGGACCTCGGTGTCGACGGAGTTCACCAGACTGCGCTCGCTGGGAGTGATCCGCACGGGGCGCCAGCACATCGCTGTCCTCGACGTGGGGCGGCTCCGGCGGCTGGCCCAGGGGGAGGAGTGA
- the ureA gene encoding urease subunit gamma, whose protein sequence is MMFLTPSDTEKLLLSTAGMVARDRRERGVLLNYPEAVALLSCWMMERAREGATVAQLMKEGVDVLRADEVMDGVADMVEYVQVEATFPDGRKLVTLDRPIRSGPERPTTVHPGELRTEAGVVDLNNGRETHTVVVRNDGDRPVQVGSHIHLADINRALRFFAFSDDDDEEPEEVSVTGFHADIAAGTSIRFQPGDEKRMDIVAFGGARKVAGLQVANTVGRGSGE, encoded by the coding sequence ATGATGTTCCTGACTCCGTCCGACACGGAGAAACTGCTGTTGAGCACGGCCGGCATGGTGGCCCGCGACCGGCGGGAGCGCGGCGTGCTGCTGAACTACCCGGAGGCCGTCGCGCTGCTGTCCTGCTGGATGATGGAGCGCGCGCGTGAGGGGGCGACCGTCGCGCAGCTGATGAAGGAGGGCGTCGACGTCCTGCGCGCCGACGAGGTCATGGACGGCGTCGCCGACATGGTGGAGTACGTCCAGGTCGAGGCGACGTTCCCGGACGGGCGCAAGCTGGTGACGCTGGACCGGCCCATCCGCTCCGGCCCCGAACGGCCCACCACCGTCCACCCCGGCGAGCTCCGTACGGAGGCGGGGGTCGTCGACCTGAACAACGGCCGCGAGACCCACACCGTGGTGGTGCGCAACGACGGCGACCGGCCGGTTCAGGTCGGATCGCACATCCACCTCGCCGACATCAACCGTGCCCTGCGGTTCTTCGCTTTCTCCGATGACGACGACGAGGAACCGGAGGAGGTCTCCGTCACCGGTTTCCACGCCGACATCGCCGCCGGAACCTCGATCCGGTTCCAGCCCGGAGACGAGAAGCGGATGGACATCGTGGCGTTCGGCGGCGCCCGGAAGGTCGCCGGTCTGCAGGTGGCCAACACGGTCGGGAGGGGTTCTGGTGAGTGA
- a CDS encoding urease subunit alpha: MSEIKRAQYAATYGPTAGDRMRLADTDLWVEVEEDRCVGGDEAVFGGGKSVRESMLQSTVPASGGALDLVITNAVVLDHWGIVRADVGVRDGRITALGKAGNPDIMDGCDPELVIGPGTEVLSGEGRILTAGAVDSHVHLLNTDSLEEALSTGTTTVIGGGTGPAEGSKATTVTPGPWNLARTHQALDGVPVNLLLLGKGNTVGAEALREQALAGAGGYKVHEDWGATPAAIDAALKAADAFGLQVALHADSLNEAGYVQDTISAIGGRGIHVFHSEGAGGGHAPDVITVAGQESVLPGSTNPTLPFTRNTVAEHRDMLMVCHHLNRKVPADIQFADSRIRDTSMAAEDLLHDMGAMSITSSDAQAMGRIGEVVCRTWQVAHVMKNRHALPSALPADNERARRYVAKYTICPAVAHGIDGELGSVEPGKMADLALWDRAFFGIRPAAVVKGGSVVHAPQGDPNASIPTAQPMLLRRGLAAQPSAAGALSVSFVSPYALDAGVADGLGLSRELRAVTHTRDIGKADMPNNSALPDISVDPETFRVTIDGHEVRPDKDDAPATELPLAQRYSLF, encoded by the coding sequence GTGAGTGAGATCAAACGCGCCCAGTACGCGGCGACATACGGGCCGACCGCCGGTGACCGGATGCGGCTGGCCGACACCGACCTGTGGGTCGAGGTCGAGGAGGACCGCTGCGTCGGCGGTGACGAGGCCGTGTTCGGCGGCGGCAAGTCCGTCCGCGAGTCGATGCTGCAGAGCACCGTGCCCGCCAGTGGCGGAGCGCTCGACCTGGTCATCACGAACGCGGTCGTACTCGACCACTGGGGGATCGTCCGCGCCGACGTGGGCGTCCGGGACGGCCGGATCACCGCCCTCGGCAAGGCCGGCAACCCCGACATCATGGACGGCTGCGACCCCGAACTCGTGATCGGGCCGGGAACCGAGGTCCTCTCCGGGGAGGGCCGCATCCTCACCGCGGGCGCCGTGGACAGCCACGTCCACCTCCTCAACACCGACTCGCTGGAGGAGGCGCTCTCCACCGGCACCACCACCGTGATCGGCGGCGGGACCGGACCCGCCGAGGGCAGCAAGGCCACCACCGTCACCCCCGGCCCCTGGAACCTCGCCCGCACCCACCAGGCCCTGGACGGCGTCCCGGTCAACCTCCTGCTGCTGGGCAAGGGCAACACCGTCGGCGCCGAGGCGCTGCGGGAGCAGGCGCTGGCCGGCGCCGGCGGCTACAAGGTCCACGAGGACTGGGGAGCCACCCCGGCCGCGATCGACGCCGCGCTGAAGGCCGCCGACGCGTTCGGGCTGCAGGTGGCGCTGCACGCCGACAGCCTGAACGAGGCCGGCTACGTCCAGGACACCATCTCGGCCATCGGCGGCCGCGGCATCCACGTGTTCCACTCCGAGGGGGCCGGCGGCGGGCACGCGCCCGACGTGATCACGGTCGCGGGCCAGGAGTCCGTCCTGCCCGGCTCCACCAACCCCACCCTGCCGTTCACCCGCAACACGGTGGCCGAGCACCGCGACATGCTCATGGTGTGCCACCACCTGAACCGCAAGGTCCCGGCCGACATCCAGTTCGCCGACTCCCGCATCCGCGACACCAGCATGGCCGCCGAGGACCTCCTGCACGACATGGGCGCCATGTCCATCACCTCCTCCGACGCCCAGGCCATGGGCCGTATCGGTGAGGTCGTCTGCCGCACCTGGCAGGTGGCGCACGTGATGAAGAACCGCCACGCGCTGCCGTCCGCCCTGCCCGCCGACAACGAGCGGGCCCGCCGCTACGTCGCCAAGTACACGATCTGCCCCGCCGTGGCGCACGGCATCGACGGCGAGCTGGGGTCGGTCGAACCGGGCAAGATGGCCGACCTGGCGCTGTGGGACCGCGCCTTCTTCGGCATCCGCCCCGCCGCTGTCGTCAAGGGCGGCAGCGTGGTCCACGCGCCCCAGGGCGACCCGAACGCCAGCATCCCCACCGCCCAACCCATGCTGCTGCGGCGCGGCCTCGCCGCCCAGCCCTCGGCGGCGGGGGCGCTGTCGGTGAGCTTCGTCTCGCCCTACGCCCTCGACGCCGGCGTGGCGGACGGGCTCGGCCTGAGCCGGGAACTGCGGGCGGTCACCCACACGCGCGACATCGGCAAGGCGGACATGCCCAACAACTCCGCCCTGCCGGACATCTCCGTGGACCCGGAGACGTTCCGGGTCACGATCGACGGCCACGAGGTCCGGCCCGACAAGGACGACGCCCCGGCGACGGAGCTCCCCCTCGCCCAGCGTTACAGCCTGTTCTGA